A window of Photobacterium sp. GJ3 contains these coding sequences:
- a CDS encoding Ig-like domain-containing protein yields the protein MARWITSLALGLAGSHLLIAAASAEEPLSTPKQSRPGETQTAFVSTEMQPNAGLEFDLNTFLEQTNHLKKGIQAGKRVVGELTTGIVGPGSRTGTGSRAGEAMNAAWECYEGICYGGPYDGKICSTDSECNSAPSNSAPTNISLTSTSINQSATASGADVGTLSTTDADSGDTHSYLLVSQGTSASGSCTSDAANSQFQINSATLETGSALSAGNYNVCIQTHDGTTTFQKTFSVTVADDVAPPAPSTPDLSAGSDSGTSDSDNLTNLTTLTFTGTADAGSTVKLFSNQAGGTEIGSATAIGGNWSITISALASNVTHAFTATATDGINDSPASSALNVTIDQVVPTGQSVAFGQLFYTSADVAAASFTFASAEVGTDFAYTISSSGGGPHVTGSGSISNASQSVTGLNLSGLSDGLLTLSATLTDSAGNTASAVTNTATLDTLQPGISGFTSSKNTLKSGETSLISVTLSEISSNFIVSDVVVSGGSLSNFTGVGLNYSAIFTPDPDTETTATLNLPAGIFTDAAGNANTAATQVSIAVDTARPTVAISSDKPALKAGESATLTFTLSESSTDFAVADVTTAGGTLSSFSGSGMVYTATYTPP from the coding sequence GTGGCTCGCTGGATAACCTCACTGGCGCTAGGGTTGGCGGGGAGTCATTTATTGATTGCCGCCGCTTCTGCTGAAGAACCCCTTTCTACTCCAAAACAATCCCGACCGGGCGAAACTCAGACGGCTTTTGTCAGCACAGAAATGCAGCCGAACGCTGGTCTGGAATTTGATCTGAATACCTTTTTGGAACAAACCAATCACCTTAAAAAAGGGATTCAGGCAGGAAAGCGGGTTGTTGGTGAACTCACAACCGGAATCGTCGGTCCGGGTTCCCGAACGGGGACAGGTAGTCGCGCTGGTGAAGCGATGAATGCTGCCTGGGAGTGTTATGAAGGTATCTGTTATGGCGGGCCCTATGACGGCAAAATATGCTCAACGGATAGTGAGTGTAACTCGGCGCCATCCAACAGCGCCCCGACCAATATCAGTCTGACGTCAACCAGCATCAATCAGTCTGCGACCGCATCCGGCGCCGATGTGGGCACCTTGTCGACGACAGATGCAGACAGCGGGGACACACACAGTTATTTACTGGTTTCGCAAGGCACTAGTGCGTCTGGCAGTTGTACCTCAGATGCAGCGAATAGCCAGTTTCAAATCAATAGTGCGACACTGGAGACCGGGAGTGCTTTGTCGGCAGGGAACTACAACGTTTGTATACAGACTCACGATGGCACGACGACCTTTCAAAAAACCTTCTCGGTTACCGTGGCAGATGATGTCGCACCTCCGGCACCTTCCACACCGGATTTGTCCGCTGGATCAGACAGCGGTACCTCCGACAGTGATAACCTCACGAATCTCACCACGCTGACCTTTACCGGCACCGCGGATGCAGGCAGTACAGTCAAGCTTTTCAGTAATCAGGCTGGGGGAACAGAGATCGGCTCAGCGACTGCCATAGGAGGGAACTGGAGCATCACCATCAGCGCTCTGGCATCGAACGTCACGCATGCATTCACGGCCACGGCGACAGATGGGATCAATGACAGCCCGGCATCTTCCGCCCTGAATGTCACCATTGATCAGGTGGTGCCGACCGGGCAAAGCGTCGCCTTTGGTCAGCTGTTTTATACCAGTGCCGATGTTGCTGCGGCATCCTTTACCTTTGCCTCAGCGGAGGTGGGCACAGATTTCGCCTATACCATCAGTTCCAGTGGTGGTGGACCGCACGTGACAGGATCGGGGTCGATCAGCAATGCATCCCAGTCTGTCACGGGACTGAATCTGAGCGGTTTGTCCGACGGTTTGCTGACGTTATCTGCCACGCTCACGGATAGCGCAGGGAATACGGCTTCAGCCGTGACGAATACTGCAACGCTGGATACGCTTCAGCCCGGCATCTCAGGTTTTACCAGCAGCAAAAACACATTGAAATCCGGAGAAACGTCACTGATATCAGTCACGCTCAGTGAGATCAGTTCTAATTTTATTGTGTCTGATGTTGTTGTTTCCGGTGGATCCTTATCTAATTTCACAGGCGTTGGACTGAATTATTCTGCGATCTTTACACCCGATCCGGACACAGAAACCACAGCAACCCTGAATTTACCTGCCGGTATCTTTACCGATGCCGCAGGGAACGCCAATACAGCGGCCACGCAAGTGTCGATCGCCGTGGATACTGCCCGGCCAACCGTGGCGATTAGCAGCGATAAGCCAGCCCTGAAAGCCGGAGAAAGCGCAACGCTGACTTTCACACTGAGTGAAAGCAGTACTGACTTTGCTGTCGCTGATGTCACAACCGCCGGAGGCACCCTGTCAAGCTTTAGCGGTAGCGGCATGGTCTATACCGCGACTTACACCCCGCCGTGA